From the Sulfurimonas hongkongensis genome, one window contains:
- a CDS encoding thioredoxin family protein — MKIEVLGTGCAKCITLEKVVKEAVAKSGKFAQIEKVDDLMKIMEYQVVSTPGLVIDGKVVSTGRVLSVDEVVALINE, encoded by the coding sequence ATGAAAATTGAAGTATTAGGAACAGGTTGTGCGAAATGCATCACTTTAGAAAAAGTAGTCAAAGAAGCAGTTGCAAAGAGTGGGAAGTTCGCTCAGATTGAGAAAGTAGATGATCTTATGAAGATTATGGAGTATCAAGTGGTAAGCACTCCTGGACTTGTTATAGATGGCAAAGTAGTTAGCACTGGCAGAGTTTTGAGCGTGGATGAAGTAGTAGCTCTGATAAACGAGTAA